One genomic segment of Homo sapiens chromosome 14, GRCh38.p14 Primary Assembly includes these proteins:
- the EIF5 gene encoding eukaryotic translation initiation factor 5: protein MSVNVNRSVSDQFYRYKMPRLIAKVEGKGNGIKTVIVNMVDVAKALNRPPTYPTKYFGCELGAQTQFDVKNDRYIVNGSHEANKLQDMLDGFIKKFVLCPECENPETDLHVNPKKQTIGNSCKACGYRGMLDTHHKLCTFILKNPPENSDSGTGKKEKEKKNRKGKDKENGSVSSSETPPPPPPPNEINPPPHTMEEEEDDDWGEDTTEEAQRRRMDEISDHAKVLTLSDDLERTIEERVNILFDFVKKKKEEGVIDSSDKEIVAEAERLDVKAMGPLVLTEVLFNEKIREQIKKYRRHFLRFCHNNKKAQRYLLHGLECVVAMHQAQLISKIPHILKEMYDADLLEEEVIISWSEKASKKYVSKELAKEIRVKAEPFIKWLKEAEEESSGGEEEDEDENIEVVYSKAASVPKVETVKSDNKDDDIDIDAI from the exons ATGTCTGTCAATGTCAACCGCAGCGTGTCAGACCAGTTCTATCGCTACAAGATGCCCCGTCTGATTGCCAAG GTTGAGGGCAAAGGCAATGGAATCAAGACAGTTATAGTCAACATGGTTGACGTTGCAAAGGCGCTTAATCGGCCTCCAACGT ATCCCACCAAATATTTTGGTTGTGAGCTGGGAGCACAGACCCAGTTTGATGTTAAGAATGACCGTTACATTGTCAATGGATCTCATGAGGCGAATAAGCTGCAAGACATGTTGGAtggattcattaaaaaatttgttCTCTGTCCTGAATGTGAGAATCCTGAAACAGATTTG CATGTCAATCCAAAGAAGCAAACAATAGGTAATTCTTGTAAAGCCTGTGGCTATCGAGGCATGCTTGACACACATCATAAACTCTGCACATTCATTCTCAAAAACCCACCTG agaataGTGACAGTGgtacaggaaagaaagaaaaagaaaagaaaaacagaaagggcAAAGACAAGGAAAATGGCTCCGTATCCAGCAGTGagacaccaccaccaccaccaccaccaaatgaAATTAATCCTCCTCCACATACAATG gaagaagaggaggatgaTGACTGGGGAGAAGATACAACTGAGGAAGCTCAAAGGCGTCGAATGGATGAAATCAGTGACCATGCAAAAGTTCTGACACTCAGTGATGATTTGGAAAGAACAATTGAGGAGAGGGTCAATATCCTCTTTGATTTTGTTAAG aaaaagaaagaagagggtgTTATTGATTCATCTGACAAAGAAATCGTTGCTGAAGCAGAAAGACTGGATGTAAAAGCCATGGGCCCTCTTGTTCTAACTGAAGTTCTTTTTAATGAGAAGATTAGAGAACAGATTAAGAAATACAGGCGCCATTTCCTACGA TTTtgtcacaacaacaaaaaagcccaacGGTACCTTCTTCATGGTTTGGAGTGTGTGGTAGCAATGCATCAAGCTCAGCTTATCTCCAAGATTCCACATATCTTGAAGGAGATGTACGATGCAGACCTTTTAGAAGAAGAGGTCATCATCAGCTGGTCGGAAAAG GCCTCTAAGAAATATGTCTCCAAAGAACTTGCCAAAGAGATTCGTGTCAAAGCAGAACCATTTATAAAATGGTtgaaggaggcagaggaagaatcTTCTGGTGgcgaagaagaagatgaagatgagaaCATTGAG GTGGTGTATTCGAAGGCTGCCAGTGTACCGAAAGTTGAGACTGTAAAGTCAGACAACAAGGATGACGACATCGATATTGATGCCATTTAA